One [Clostridium] saccharolyticum WM1 DNA segment encodes these proteins:
- a CDS encoding nucleotidyltransferase family protein yields MLGASSACGLILAAGLSSRMGDFKPLMPFRGKTLIESTIDSMLAAGVKQIVIVLGYRGNDIESILRLHYGREIIYARNPHYETTDMLTSIKYGLCSMPQCKAFFLLPGDMPVVRKGTFLKLLKAWPADRPSVLFPTLEGYRKHPPLIDYRFRNLILEFKGEGGLRQIWKLQEDSIIHVPVDDDGVWMDVDTMEDYEVCISRFARLTFNRR; encoded by the coding sequence ATGCTTGGAGCCAGTTCTGCCTGCGGTCTCATACTGGCCGCAGGATTATCCAGCCGCATGGGGGATTTTAAGCCGCTGATGCCGTTTCGGGGGAAAACCCTGATTGAAAGTACCATTGACAGCATGCTGGCAGCCGGAGTGAAACAGATCGTAATCGTCCTGGGTTACCGTGGAAATGATATCGAGTCAATCCTTCGCCTTCATTATGGGCGAGAAATCATTTATGCCCGCAATCCTCACTATGAAACTACAGATATGCTGACCTCCATAAAATATGGTCTTTGCTCCATGCCCCAATGCAAAGCCTTTTTCCTGCTGCCAGGCGACATGCCGGTAGTCAGGAAAGGCACATTCCTTAAGCTTTTAAAAGCCTGGCCGGCCGACCGGCCGTCGGTTCTCTTTCCCACTCTGGAAGGTTACCGGAAGCACCCGCCTCTCATTGATTACAGATTCCGTAATCTCATACTGGAATTTAAAGGAGAAGGCGGTCTTCGGCAGATATGGAAGCTGCAGGAGGATTCCATTATTCACGTTCCGGTGGATGATGACGGTGTATGGATGGACGTAGATACCATGGAAGATTATGAAGTCTGCATCAGCCGGTTCGCCCGGCTAACTTTTAACAGGAGGTAA
- a CDS encoding xanthine dehydrogenase family protein molybdopterin-binding subunit yields the protein MENISQPVVKKDHEAKMSGRSVYVGDYENDGVLVGKMLRSKLARARLSAVNIPPLPDGYFYVDQSDVPGDNNVNIVMDDTPVYARETVEYIGEPIGMVVGPVESVVDRILDEIQVSYEELEPVLDLRKADTVFFDYEYGKGDMEKAFAEADKVYEEEFITGYQDQTYLETQGMMAEPEESGTMFIHGSLQCAYYVHGAIMRALGCGPDKVHIKQDVTGGGFGGKEAFPSILGCQVAVAAKKAGAPVRCIFDRREDLEFTSKRHPSLCRYKVAVKEGKVTAMDIDVKFNSGAYTTLSAVVLQRGLICSNGIYNIENLHVRGRALKTNTTPTGAYRGFGAPQTFFAVERMMDHIAMDLGIDSLEFKEKHIVKQGDSTSTSGKYHFPVPIPAMIQEIDHACDLRRKHREYAKPQTGRYRKGMGFSMHFHGAGFTGSGERDIIKAVCRLHKYPDGTVEILASNGEIGQGLRTTFPKIVANELNLPLDKVYYDHPDTARVPDSGPTVASRSLMVVGELLRRCAIKLRTQWKDGEDQVVEERFKEPDFVIPFYLDKFQGDAYPTYAWGVNAVEVEVDTYTGLTKILGAYGNFDVGTPIDYNIVMGQMEGGFLQGIGYASTEYMDYDQKGRIRNNSFSDYLIPTSADVTNLTCMLHVEKYPDGPYGAKGAGELPLVGVPAAYVEAVEQALGHGVKLNHAPFTAEDTMKVIMKEGL from the coding sequence ATGGAAAACATCAGTCAGCCAGTAGTAAAGAAAGACCATGAAGCAAAGATGTCCGGCCGCTCTGTTTATGTAGGCGACTATGAAAATGACGGGGTCCTGGTAGGAAAAATGCTACGTTCCAAGCTGGCCCGTGCAAGGCTTTCTGCCGTAAACATTCCACCGCTTCCCGACGGATATTTTTACGTCGATCAGTCTGATGTACCCGGTGACAACAATGTGAACATCGTCATGGATGATACGCCTGTCTATGCCCGGGAAACCGTAGAATACATCGGTGAGCCTATCGGAATGGTAGTAGGACCGGTAGAATCAGTGGTAGACCGCATCCTGGATGAGATCCAGGTATCTTATGAAGAACTGGAGCCTGTCCTGGATCTTAGAAAGGCGGATACGGTATTCTTTGATTACGAATATGGCAAAGGGGATATGGAGAAGGCCTTTGCTGAAGCCGATAAGGTATATGAAGAAGAATTTATCACCGGTTATCAGGACCAGACCTATTTAGAAACCCAGGGCATGATGGCAGAACCTGAGGAAAGCGGAACAATGTTCATCCACGGCTCTCTCCAATGTGCCTATTACGTTCACGGAGCTATTATGCGCGCCCTTGGCTGCGGACCGGATAAAGTACATATCAAACAGGATGTGACTGGCGGAGGGTTCGGGGGGAAAGAAGCCTTTCCGTCAATCCTGGGCTGCCAGGTGGCCGTAGCTGCCAAAAAAGCCGGTGCCCCGGTGCGCTGCATCTTTGACCGCCGGGAGGATTTAGAGTTCACCTCCAAACGGCATCCTTCCCTCTGCAGATACAAGGTTGCAGTAAAGGAAGGCAAAGTGACAGCCATGGACATTGATGTAAAATTCAACAGCGGTGCTTACACCACCCTGTCTGCCGTAGTTCTTCAGCGGGGTCTTATCTGCTCAAACGGAATCTACAACATTGAAAACCTTCACGTACGGGGAAGGGCTTTAAAAACCAACACCACTCCTACCGGGGCCTATCGTGGGTTTGGTGCCCCTCAGACATTTTTTGCTGTTGAACGGATGATGGACCACATTGCTATGGACCTTGGAATCGACAGTCTGGAATTTAAGGAAAAGCACATTGTAAAGCAGGGGGATTCCACTTCCACCTCCGGAAAATACCATTTTCCTGTCCCCATTCCCGCCATGATCCAGGAGATCGACCATGCATGTGACCTCCGCAGAAAACACAGGGAATATGCAAAGCCTCAGACCGGACGGTACCGCAAAGGGATGGGATTTTCCATGCACTTTCATGGAGCGGGATTTACCGGCTCGGGGGAACGGGACATTATCAAAGCCGTATGCAGGCTGCACAAATATCCTGACGGCACGGTGGAGATCCTCGCCTCCAATGGAGAAATCGGCCAGGGTCTGCGTACTACATTTCCCAAAATTGTTGCTAACGAATTAAACCTGCCTCTTGATAAGGTCTATTACGATCATCCAGATACGGCCAGGGTACCGGATTCCGGCCCTACCGTTGCCTCCCGCTCCCTCATGGTCGTAGGGGAACTCCTCCGCCGCTGCGCCATTAAGCTGCGCACCCAATGGAAGGACGGAGAAGATCAGGTGGTGGAGGAACGGTTTAAGGAACCTGATTTTGTCATTCCCTTTTACCTGGATAAGTTTCAGGGTGATGCTTATCCCACCTATGCATGGGGTGTCAATGCTGTGGAGGTGGAAGTAGATACCTATACGGGACTGACAAAAATCCTTGGGGCTTACGGCAATTTTGACGTAGGTACTCCCATTGACTACAACATCGTCATGGGACAAATGGAAGGCGGATTCCTTCAGGGAATCGGTTATGCTTCCACCGAATATATGGATTACGACCAGAAAGGAAGAATACGAAACAATTCTTTCTCTGATTATTTAATCCCCACTTCCGCAGATGTGACAAATTTAACATGTATGCTGCACGTGGAAAAATACCCTGACGGGCCTTACGGGGCCAAAGGTGCCGGAGAACTTCCTCTGGTCGGGGTTCCTGCCGCTTATGTGGAAGCGGTGGAACAAGCCCTGGGTCATGGAGTCAAGCTGAATCACGCTCCGTTTACCGCAGAGGATACCATGAAAGTGATTATGAAGGAGGGGTTATAA
- a CDS encoding (2Fe-2S)-binding protein encodes MEAINFLLNGKEASYDGSATDRLLDVLRDAFRMTSVKCGCKEGECGACSVLMDGILVNSCCVAMGAAEGTSIVTLEGFRETERFAVLNKAFASTSAVQCGFCIPGMVLASEALLSKIPNPTDSQIREGLSGNLCRCTGYNAIVNAIHIAAKEGNGLW; translated from the coding sequence ATGGAAGCAATTAATTTTCTGTTAAACGGAAAGGAAGCCTCCTACGACGGCAGCGCCACAGACCGTCTTCTGGATGTGTTAAGAGATGCCTTCCGTATGACCAGTGTCAAATGCGGATGCAAGGAAGGAGAATGCGGCGCCTGTTCTGTCCTGATGGATGGAATTCTTGTCAATTCCTGCTGTGTGGCTATGGGGGCTGCGGAAGGCACCAGCATTGTCACCCTGGAAGGATTCCGGGAAACTGAACGGTTTGCCGTATTAAACAAGGCCTTTGCATCCACGTCAGCTGTACAGTGCGGCTTTTGTATCCCGGGAATGGTTCTGGCCTCAGAGGCCCTTTTGAGCAAGATTCCCAATCCGACAGACAGCCAGATACGGGAAGGACTATCCGGCAACTTATGCCGCTGTACCGGTTACAACGCCATTGTAAATGCAATTCATATAGCCGCAAAGGAGGGGAATGGACTATGGTAA
- a CDS encoding FAD binding domain-containing protein yields the protein MVNGYRPASLQEALEIKKNTGAVPYAGGTDLMVENRKGVSYLFLNGLDELRHIREDEDYISIGACVTFTEALESDLIHPLMKEAVAKIAAPAIRNTGTFGGNIGNGSAKADSVLILFVCGAKICLSSVHGQRTVNVEDFYQGRKKLDIKPEELIVEILIPKQGLDDYYYKKVGGRNALAISRVSFAGLITVENGRIQRMAAAFGAVSDTVLRFQDLEARLQGKTLEEAGAIKEELLSAYGERLVLTRGRVSAEYRKAVCMNLLKDFLEEKGI from the coding sequence ATGGTAAATGGATACCGACCGGCTTCCTTGCAGGAAGCATTGGAAATAAAGAAAAATACCGGGGCCGTTCCCTATGCCGGCGGCACAGATCTTATGGTGGAAAACAGAAAAGGCGTATCCTACCTGTTCTTAAACGGATTGGATGAATTAAGGCATATCCGGGAAGATGAGGACTATATTTCCATCGGTGCCTGTGTCACGTTTACTGAGGCATTGGAATCTGATCTCATTCATCCCCTAATGAAAGAAGCCGTTGCAAAAATTGCTGCCCCGGCAATCCGGAATACGGGAACCTTTGGGGGTAATATCGGAAACGGATCTGCCAAAGCAGATTCCGTGCTGATCCTTTTTGTCTGCGGTGCTAAAATATGCCTATCCTCTGTCCACGGTCAGCGGACTGTAAATGTTGAAGACTTTTACCAGGGTAGAAAAAAACTGGATATAAAGCCGGAGGAACTGATTGTTGAGATACTTATCCCCAAACAAGGCCTGGATGATTATTATTATAAAAAGGTGGGCGGGCGAAATGCGCTTGCCATCTCCCGGGTTTCATTTGCAGGACTTATCACGGTTGAGAATGGCCGGATCCAACGGATGGCAGCCGCATTCGGCGCTGTGTCGGACACAGTGCTCCGCTTTCAGGATCTGGAAGCCAGGCTACAGGGAAAAACCTTAGAAGAAGCCGGCGCTATAAAAGAAGAACTGCTGTCCGCTTACGGAGAACGCCTTGTATTGACCAGAGGCCGCGTATCTGCAGAATACCGAAAAGCAGTGTGTATGAACCTGCTTAAGGATTTCTTAGAAGAAAAAGGCATATAG
- the xdh gene encoding selenium-dependent xanthine dehydrogenase, whose product MYILHINGRDYETPHDKKLLRFLRDDLHLTATKDGCSEGACGTCTVLIDGKKVKACIPKISTLEGKNILTVEGIDPEEMKVYEHCFAEAGAVQCGFCIPGMVISAKSLLDTNLTPTRAEVKKAIKGNLCRCTGYKKIEDAILLAADFFREKLEIPLPPAALHMNEHFKRIDAAEKVNGTGIFADDMYLPGMLYAKCLYSKYPRARINRIDVSKALEHPDCVEILTKKDVPCNKIGHIKQDWDVLMGEGDITRYVGNALAVIAAARAEALEEILALIDVDYTELPAITSPYEALKGDAPLIHEDGNIMSRANLVRGNADEAIKNSKYVVTRKYKTSWQEHGFMEPECCVALPEGEDGLLIYTTSQSIYDVQRECAQMLGLPKEKVHCHAPLVGGGFGGKEDMSVQQYAALMAWYIRKPVKIKYSRQESLNYHVKRHPMEMEFTTACDENGRLTAMKGVIIADTGAYASLGGPVLHRACTHAAGPYNYQNIDIFGMSVYTNNVVSGAYRGFGVTQSCFATEMNINLLAEMAGLDPWEIRRRNAIKPGDVLPNGQTADPNTNMEACLDAVKDIYYSNPYAGIACGFKNAGTGMGKMDVGRVLLSIEQGKIHIRTSASCMGQGIGQMALTEICHASGLNPALFVFEAADTIRTPNSGTSTASRQTVVTGEAARRAGEKLKCALDSGNSLADLEGQEFFGEYSAKTDPLGAIKDNPVSHVSYSYGTQVIILNEEGKITKAVSAFDVGTPVNIQSVEGQIEGGMIMGIGYGVTEEFKCENGYPVSKFGTIGFMRADEAPELEVILCQPKEEDKLPYSFGAKGCGELCMIPTSPACAHAYYRLDGVFRQSLPLKGTYYKKK is encoded by the coding sequence ATGTACATACTACACATCAATGGACGGGATTACGAAACACCCCACGATAAAAAGCTGCTGCGTTTCTTGCGCGATGACCTTCATCTGACTGCTACAAAGGATGGCTGCAGCGAAGGTGCCTGCGGAACCTGTACAGTTCTCATTGACGGAAAAAAAGTAAAGGCCTGCATCCCTAAGATCAGCACTCTGGAGGGAAAAAATATTCTTACGGTGGAAGGAATCGATCCGGAAGAAATGAAGGTTTATGAACACTGCTTTGCAGAGGCCGGCGCCGTCCAATGCGGCTTCTGTATTCCCGGTATGGTCATTTCCGCCAAAAGCCTTCTTGACACCAATCTCACGCCTACAAGAGCTGAGGTTAAAAAGGCAATCAAGGGCAATTTATGCCGCTGTACCGGCTATAAGAAAATTGAAGATGCGATCCTTCTGGCTGCCGATTTTTTCAGAGAGAAGCTGGAAATCCCCCTTCCTCCTGCTGCCCTGCACATGAACGAGCATTTCAAGCGTATTGATGCTGCAGAAAAAGTAAACGGAACCGGTATCTTTGCCGATGATATGTATCTGCCTGGCATGCTGTACGCCAAGTGTCTGTATTCGAAGTATCCCAGAGCCAGGATCAACCGGATCGACGTGTCAAAAGCGCTGGAGCACCCGGACTGCGTGGAAATCCTTACAAAAAAGGATGTGCCATGCAATAAGATCGGCCACATCAAGCAGGACTGGGATGTTCTCATGGGCGAAGGAGATATCACCCGTTATGTTGGAAATGCCCTGGCAGTCATTGCAGCGGCCCGAGCAGAAGCACTGGAAGAAATCCTGGCTCTCATTGATGTTGATTATACCGAGCTTCCTGCCATTACCAGCCCTTATGAGGCTTTAAAAGGAGATGCTCCTCTCATTCATGAAGACGGCAACATCATGAGCCGGGCCAACCTGGTGCGGGGAAATGCAGATGAAGCCATTAAAAATTCAAAATATGTGGTAACAAGGAAATACAAAACCTCCTGGCAGGAGCACGGCTTTATGGAGCCGGAGTGCTGCGTGGCGCTTCCTGAAGGAGAAGACGGCCTGCTGATTTATACTACCAGCCAGTCAATTTATGACGTTCAGAGAGAATGCGCCCAGATGCTGGGACTTCCAAAGGAAAAGGTTCACTGTCATGCACCTTTAGTGGGCGGCGGCTTTGGCGGCAAGGAGGATATGTCGGTACAGCAGTATGCTGCCTTAATGGCCTGGTATATCAGAAAACCTGTCAAGATCAAATACAGCCGTCAGGAATCCTTAAACTACCATGTAAAACGCCATCCCATGGAAATGGAATTTACCACAGCCTGTGACGAAAACGGCCGCCTGACTGCCATGAAGGGAGTCATCATTGCTGATACAGGAGCTTACGCCTCTTTAGGAGGCCCGGTGCTCCATCGTGCCTGCACCCACGCAGCCGGCCCCTATAACTATCAGAACATTGATATCTTTGGTATGTCCGTTTATACCAATAACGTGGTTTCCGGCGCTTACCGCGGATTTGGAGTAACACAGAGCTGCTTTGCAACAGAAATGAATATCAATCTGCTGGCAGAAATGGCCGGTCTGGATCCCTGGGAAATCCGCCGGAGAAATGCCATCAAGCCCGGCGATGTCCTTCCAAACGGACAGACTGCAGACCCCAATACCAATATGGAAGCCTGTCTTGATGCCGTAAAGGATATTTATTATTCCAATCCATACGCCGGTATTGCCTGCGGCTTTAAAAATGCAGGAACCGGTATGGGCAAAATGGATGTAGGCCGGGTCCTTCTTTCCATTGAGCAGGGAAAGATTCACATCCGTACCTCTGCCTCCTGTATGGGACAGGGAATCGGCCAAATGGCTTTAACCGAAATCTGTCATGCTTCCGGACTTAATCCTGCACTTTTTGTATTTGAAGCGGCAGATACCATACGGACACCTAACTCCGGAACCTCCACAGCTTCCCGCCAGACAGTTGTCACAGGAGAAGCCGCACGCAGAGCCGGCGAAAAGCTGAAATGCGCCTTAGACAGCGGAAACAGTCTGGCAGACTTGGAAGGCCAGGAATTCTTCGGTGAATATTCTGCAAAAACAGATCCTCTGGGAGCCATCAAGGATAATCCTGTGAGCCACGTATCGTATTCCTATGGAACTCAGGTAATTATTTTAAATGAAGAAGGAAAGATCACCAAGGCAGTATCCGCCTTTGATGTGGGAACTCCTGTAAACATCCAATCGGTAGAAGGCCAGATTGAAGGCGGTATGATCATGGGAATCGGTTACGGCGTCACAGAAGAGTTTAAATGTGAAAACGGATATCCTGTCAGTAAATTCGGAACCATCGGATTTATGAGAGCAGACGAGGCACCTGAACTGGAAGTGATTCTCTGCCAACCGAAGGAAGAGGATAAACTGCCCTATTCCTTTGGCGCCAAAGGCTGCGGAGAATTGTGCATGATCCCCACCTCTCCCGCCTGTGCTCACGCATACTACAGGCTGGATGGAGTATTCAGACAGAGCCTGCCGTTAAAGGGTACCTATTACAAAAAGAAATAA
- a CDS encoding type III PLP-dependent enzyme domain-containing protein, translating into MNDGMERTESVLEQIPGFQYLYKGEVNDDTVKHLIKKDWALEAEDREAVRLASLAGMGKNDIYFTALNKDPAAIKAVIGTCRFVVSSLKELELINEAAAGSLAPGHLEVIGIAVIPEAYDKGILPGFRVEELNRLSAEARKLRFISIRGCFIQGNTKRLSGESLGRYLRDCYETAKLVTTTIPCGMSYINAGNFMEPATQIMESDQEAMEKLRTAAKIMVNQNQTAFYAKLLLQ; encoded by the coding sequence ATGAATGACGGAATGGAAAGGACTGAGTCAGTGCTGGAGCAGATTCCCGGTTTTCAATATCTCTATAAAGGGGAAGTCAATGATGACACGGTGAAGCATCTCATTAAAAAGGACTGGGCCTTAGAGGCGGAAGACCGGGAGGCAGTCCGGCTGGCATCTTTGGCCGGAATGGGCAAGAACGATATTTACTTCACGGCTCTAAACAAAGATCCGGCAGCCATAAAAGCAGTCATTGGAACCTGCAGGTTCGTTGTCTCCAGTTTAAAAGAGTTGGAGCTTATCAATGAAGCGGCTGCCGGGTCCCTGGCCCCGGGACATCTGGAGGTGATAGGGATCGCCGTGATTCCGGAAGCTTATGACAAAGGAATACTGCCGGGGTTCCGAGTGGAAGAATTGAACCGATTATCTGCAGAAGCCAGAAAATTGCGTTTTATATCCATACGCGGCTGTTTCATCCAGGGAAATACAAAAAGGCTGTCTGGAGAAAGTCTTGGAAGATATTTGAGAGATTGCTATGAAACCGCTAAGCTGGTAACCACAACCATACCCTGCGGCATGTCTTATATAAATGCAGGCAATTTTATGGAACCTGCCACTCAAATTATGGAATCAGATCAGGAAGCCATGGAAAAGCTCCGGACGGCAGCAAAGATCATGGTCAACCAGAATCAGACTGCTTTTTATGCGAAGCTGCTGCTGCAATAA
- a CDS encoding DUF4318 domain-containing protein has product MIKNMEKREAFWEILLSGADLGTILFAGAVMGLWIFSGPQGMEILMDRLGLIFLIYLVAGWLLQFLKHLPEMDLSWLRGMAFMYWYYIILFLLLLLARFLPDYLRYMVLSDAVVLFGRWVLNYLYVKRTANQLNMAKGGRTLVIDLKDKPGTKEEFFSVLEDYCIKNRLSLEYVKREIPAVVKLDGVLHEVDLRSYYTYGGAIYTMDITKL; this is encoded by the coding sequence ATGATTAAAAACATGGAAAAAAGAGAAGCATTTTGGGAAATACTGCTTTCCGGGGCTGATTTGGGAACGATTTTATTTGCAGGAGCTGTTATGGGACTTTGGATTTTTTCCGGCCCGCAGGGGATGGAGATCCTCATGGACCGCCTTGGTCTGATTTTTCTCATCTATCTGGTGGCTGGCTGGCTGCTTCAGTTCTTAAAACACTTGCCTGAAATGGACTTAAGCTGGCTTCGGGGCATGGCTTTTATGTATTGGTATTATATTATTTTGTTCCTCCTATTGCTTCTTGCCAGATTTCTTCCGGATTATTTAAGATACATGGTCTTATCGGATGCTGTGGTGCTTTTCGGAAGATGGGTGCTGAATTATCTTTACGTAAAACGAACTGCCAATCAACTGAATATGGCTAAGGGAGGGCGTACTCTGGTCATTGACTTAAAGGATAAACCTGGCACGAAGGAAGAATTCTTCTCTGTCCTGGAAGATTACTGCATAAAAAACCGCCTGAGCCTGGAATATGTAAAACGGGAGATACCGGCAGTGGTGAAGCTTGACGGAGTCCTTCATGAAGTGGATTTAAGGAGTTACTATACCTATGGGGGAGCCATATATACCATGGATATTACCAAGCTTTAA
- a CDS encoding LytTR family DNA-binding domain-containing protein gives MRVNIKTIGYETEEFADLYIQEQDDAMSRLVEYLEQDLFRSVTLLCQTGDKICRISSLEIYLIETVKEKQVVHTGQETYELNKRLYELERLLPSNFIRISKSVIINIDKVRTYTPMLNGIMKVSMLNSQVTYISRKYLREVRDRILEVKHYD, from the coding sequence ATGAGGGTTAATATAAAAACAATCGGTTATGAGACAGAAGAATTTGCGGATCTGTACATTCAGGAGCAGGATGATGCAATGAGCCGTCTTGTGGAATATTTGGAACAGGACTTATTCCGGTCAGTAACACTTTTGTGCCAGACAGGAGATAAAATCTGCAGGATCTCAAGCTTAGAAATCTATCTCATTGAAACGGTAAAGGAAAAACAGGTGGTCCATACGGGACAGGAGACCTACGAGTTGAATAAGAGGCTTTATGAACTGGAACGGCTTCTTCCATCGAATTTTATCCGGATATCCAAGTCGGTGATCATTAACATAGATAAAGTGAGAACCTATACTCCCATGCTCAATGGGATTATGAAGGTTTCCATGTTGAATTCCCAGGTGACTTATATTTCCAGAAAGTATTTGAGAGAGGTAAGAGACAGGATTTTGGAGGTAAAGCATTATGATTAA
- the nrdG gene encoding anaerobic ribonucleoside-triphosphate reductase activating protein, with protein MNYATIKPTDVANGPGVRVSLFVSGCNHRCRECFNSEAWDFHYGKEYGPETLLKILEYLDHTYIAGLSLLGGEPMDPANQKGILSLVEKVKERFPEKTIWCYTGYDFKRDILEDMAEKLAETKRILACLDVLVDGRFEVDKKDLKLRFRGSSNQRIIKVQESLATGTIVLWE; from the coding sequence ATGAATTATGCGACCATAAAGCCTACGGATGTAGCCAACGGTCCGGGGGTCAGGGTATCCTTATTTGTCAGCGGGTGCAACCATCGCTGCAGGGAATGCTTTAATTCGGAAGCCTGGGATTTTCATTACGGCAAGGAGTACGGACCCGAAACCTTGTTAAAAATACTGGAATATTTAGACCATACCTACATTGCCGGCTTAAGCCTTTTAGGAGGAGAACCCATGGACCCGGCAAATCAAAAGGGCATTCTGTCTCTGGTGGAGAAGGTAAAGGAACGGTTTCCCGAAAAGACCATCTGGTGTTACACCGGATACGATTTTAAACGGGATATTCTGGAAGACATGGCGGAAAAGCTGGCCGAGACAAAGCGGATACTGGCGTGCCTTGATGTTCTGGTAGACGGAAGGTTTGAGGTGGATAAAAAGGATTTAAAGCTGCGTTTTAGAGGGTCATCCAATCAGAGGATTATTAAAGTACAGGAATCCCTGGCAACGGGAACCATCGTGCTGTGGGAATAG